A region from the Mycolicibacterium litorale genome encodes:
- a CDS encoding glutamate synthase subunit beta, translating into MADPRGFLKHTHRELPPRRPVPLRLRDWKEVYEDFSHDTLQVQASRCMDCGIPFCHNGCPLGNLIPEWNDLVFKDRWRDAIERLHATNNFPEFTGRLCPAPCEAACVLGINQDPVTIKQVEVEIIDNAFDEGWVVPLPPDRLTGKKVAVVGSGPAGLAAAQQLTRAGHTVTVFERADRIGGLLRYGIPEFKMEKRHIDRRLEQMEAEGTQFRTGVNVGVDISVAQLRSEFDAVVLAGGATAWRDLPIPGRELDGIHQAMEFLPWANRVQLGDPVTDDDGEPPITAKGKRVVIIGGGDTGADCLGTSHRQGAVSVHQFEIMPKPPETRAESTPWPTYPLMYRVASAHEEGGERVFSVNTEEFCGDENGRVTSLKVHEVEMKAGKFEKVEGSDFELEADLVLLAMGFVGPEKEGLLTDLKVEFTDRGNVARDGNFATSVPGVFVAGDMGRGQSLIVWAIAEGRAAAAGVDRYLMGKTALPAPIKPTAAPQR; encoded by the coding sequence GTGGCTGATCCGCGCGGTTTTCTCAAGCACACCCATCGTGAGCTCCCGCCGCGCCGGCCGGTGCCGCTGCGCCTGCGTGACTGGAAAGAGGTCTACGAGGACTTCTCCCACGACACCCTGCAGGTCCAGGCGTCCCGCTGCATGGACTGCGGGATCCCGTTCTGCCACAACGGTTGCCCGCTCGGGAACCTGATCCCGGAGTGGAACGACCTGGTCTTCAAGGACCGGTGGCGCGACGCGATCGAGCGGCTGCACGCGACGAACAACTTCCCGGAGTTCACCGGCCGGCTGTGCCCCGCGCCGTGCGAGGCGGCATGCGTGCTGGGCATCAACCAGGACCCGGTGACCATCAAGCAGGTCGAGGTCGAGATCATCGACAACGCCTTCGACGAGGGCTGGGTCGTCCCGCTGCCGCCAGACCGGCTGACCGGCAAGAAGGTCGCCGTCGTCGGTTCCGGGCCTGCCGGTCTGGCCGCCGCCCAGCAGCTGACGCGGGCCGGTCACACCGTGACGGTGTTCGAGCGTGCCGACCGCATCGGCGGCCTGCTGCGCTACGGCATACCGGAATTCAAGATGGAGAAGCGCCACATCGACCGCCGGCTGGAGCAGATGGAGGCCGAGGGCACCCAGTTCCGCACCGGTGTGAACGTCGGCGTCGACATCTCCGTCGCCCAGCTGCGTTCGGAGTTCGACGCGGTGGTGCTGGCAGGCGGTGCGACCGCATGGCGCGACCTGCCGATCCCCGGACGCGAACTCGACGGCATCCACCAGGCGATGGAGTTCCTGCCGTGGGCCAACCGCGTGCAACTCGGTGACCCCGTCACCGACGACGACGGCGAGCCGCCGATCACCGCGAAGGGCAAGCGGGTCGTCATCATCGGCGGCGGCGACACCGGGGCGGACTGCCTGGGCACCTCGCACCGCCAGGGCGCGGTCAGCGTGCACCAGTTCGAGATCATGCCCAAGCCGCCGGAGACCCGGGCCGAGAGCACCCCGTGGCCGACCTACCCGCTGATGTACCGCGTCGCCTCCGCGCACGAAGAGGGCGGCGAGCGGGTCTTCTCGGTCAACACCGAGGAGTTCTGCGGCGACGAGAACGGCCGCGTGACGTCGCTCAAGGTGCACGAGGTCGAGATGAAGGCCGGCAAGTTCGAGAAGGTCGAGGGTTCGGACTTCGAACTCGAGGCCGACCTGGTGCTGCTGGCGATGGGCTTCGTGGGTCCGGAGAAGGAAGGTCTGCTGACCGATCTCAAGGTGGAGTTCACCGACCGCGGCAACGTCGCGCGCGACGGCAACTTCGCGACCTCGGTGCCCGGCGTGTTCGTGGCCGGCGACATGGGCCGCGGACAGTCGCTGATCGTGTGGGCGATCGCCGAGGGCCGGGCCGCGGCCGCGGGCGTCGACCGCTACCTGATGGGCAAGACGGCGCTGCCCGCCCCGATCAAGCCGACGGCGGCCCCGCAGCGCTGA
- the gltB gene encoding glutamate synthase large subunit, which yields MVADMHGRRSRDIVDKAITALLNLEHRGAQGAEPNTGDGAGILLQVPDEFFRDVCKDAGFDLPEPGSYATGIAFLPQSSKDAATACEQVEKIAEAEGLRVLGWRDVPTDDSSLGALARDAMPTFRQIFIGGATGMELERRAYVVRKRAEHELGTKGPGQDGPGRETVYFPSLSGQTFVYKGMLTTPQLKAFYLDLQDERLTSALGIVHSRFSTNTFPSWPLAHPFRRVAHNGEINTVTGNENWMRAREALIKTDVFGTRADLDKIVPVCTPGASDTARFDEVLELLHLGGRSLPHAVLMMIPEAWERHESMDPARRDFYRYHASLMEPWDGPAAVCFTDGTVIGAVLDRNGLRPSRIWVTADGLVVMASEAGVLDLDPSTVVQKMRLQPGRMFLVDTAQGRIVSDEEIKAELAAEHPYGEWLEAGLFQLEELPPGDYVRMPHHRVVLRQQAFGYTYEELNLLVAPMARTGAEPIGSMGTDTPVAVLSQRPRMLFDYFQQLFAQVTNPPLDAIREEVVTSLQGVIGPEGDLLNPTAESCRQIVLPQPILRNAELSKLICVDPDHEIRGHKHGMRAAVIRCLYPVNRGGQGLREALNNVRAKVSAAIREGARIIVLSDRESDEQMAPIPSLLSVSAVHHHLVRERTRTQVGLVVEAGDAREVHHMAALCGFGAAAINPYMAFESIEDMVDRGVITGISSDQAKANYVKAAGKGVLKVMSKMGISTLASYTGAQLFQAIGIDQKVLDEYFTGLSCPVGGIDLDDIAAEVAARHALAYLDRPDERAHRELEVGGEYQWRREGEYHLFNPDTVFKLQHSTRTGQYSIFKEYTKLVDDQSERMASLRGLLKFKDGLRQPISIDEVEPASEIVKRFSTGAMSYGSISAEAHETLAIAMNRLGGRSNSGEGGEAVSRFDRDENGDWRRSAIKQVASGRFGVTSHYLSNCTDIQIKMAQGAKPGEGGQLPGHKVYPWVAEVRHSTPGVGLISPPPHHDIYSIEDLAQLIHDLKNANPQARVHVKLVSENGVGTVAAGVSKAHADVVLISGHDGGTGATPLTSMKHAGAPWELGLAETQQTLLLNGLRDRIVVQVDGQLKTGRDVVIAALLGAEEFGFATAPLVVSGCIMMRVCHLDTCPVGVATQNPVLRERFNGKPEFVENFFMFIAEEVRELMAQLGFRTVNEMVGQVGVLDTTQAAETWKAHKLDLSPVLHEPESAFMNQDLYCSSRQDHGLDKALDQQLIVMCREALDSGTPVKFSTTIANVNRTVGTMLGHEVTKAYGGQGLPDGTIDITFDGSAGNSFGAFVPRGITLRVYGDANDYVGKGLSGGRVVVRPSDNAPADYVAEDNIIAGNVVLFGATSGEMFLRGQVGERFAVRNSGAVAVVEGVGDHGCEYMTGGKVVILGPTGRNFAAGMSGGMAYVYDPAGALTDNVNAEMVELDVLDEEDAGWLRGMLQAHVDATDSAVGTRILNNWEEELKQFVKVMPRDFKRVLAAIAEAERTGADKNEAIMAAASG from the coding sequence ATGGTGGCCGATATGCACGGCCGTCGCAGCCGCGACATCGTCGACAAGGCCATCACGGCCCTCCTCAACCTCGAGCACCGCGGTGCCCAGGGCGCCGAACCGAACACCGGTGACGGGGCGGGCATCCTGCTGCAGGTTCCCGACGAATTCTTCCGCGACGTCTGCAAAGACGCGGGGTTCGACCTGCCCGAGCCGGGCAGCTACGCCACCGGCATCGCGTTCCTGCCGCAGTCGTCGAAGGACGCCGCCACGGCCTGTGAGCAGGTCGAGAAGATCGCCGAGGCCGAAGGCTTGAGGGTGCTGGGCTGGCGTGACGTGCCCACCGACGATTCGTCGCTGGGCGCGCTGGCCCGCGACGCCATGCCGACGTTCCGCCAGATCTTCATCGGCGGCGCGACCGGCATGGAGCTCGAGCGTCGCGCCTACGTGGTGCGCAAACGCGCCGAACACGAGCTGGGCACCAAGGGCCCCGGGCAGGACGGCCCCGGCCGGGAGACCGTCTACTTCCCGAGCCTGAGCGGACAGACGTTCGTCTACAAGGGCATGCTCACCACGCCGCAGCTCAAGGCCTTCTACCTCGACCTGCAGGACGAGCGGCTGACGAGCGCGCTGGGCATCGTGCACTCCCGCTTCTCCACCAACACCTTCCCGTCGTGGCCGCTGGCGCACCCGTTCCGGCGGGTCGCGCACAACGGTGAGATCAACACCGTCACCGGCAACGAGAACTGGATGCGGGCCCGGGAGGCGTTGATCAAGACCGACGTGTTCGGCACCCGGGCCGACCTCGACAAGATCGTGCCGGTCTGCACTCCCGGCGCCTCGGACACCGCCCGGTTCGACGAGGTGCTCGAACTGCTGCACCTCGGTGGCCGCAGCCTGCCGCACGCGGTGCTGATGATGATCCCGGAGGCCTGGGAGCGCCACGAGTCGATGGACCCGGCGCGGCGGGACTTCTACCGCTACCACGCGTCGCTGATGGAGCCGTGGGACGGCCCGGCGGCGGTGTGCTTCACCGACGGCACCGTGATCGGCGCCGTGCTCGACCGCAACGGCTTGCGCCCGTCGCGGATCTGGGTCACCGCCGACGGCCTCGTCGTCATGGCGTCGGAGGCCGGCGTGCTCGACCTGGACCCGTCGACCGTCGTACAGAAGATGCGCCTGCAGCCGGGCCGCATGTTCCTCGTCGACACCGCGCAGGGCCGCATCGTCTCCGACGAGGAGATCAAGGCCGAACTCGCCGCCGAGCATCCCTACGGCGAGTGGCTCGAGGCGGGTCTGTTCCAGCTCGAGGAGCTGCCGCCGGGCGATTACGTCCGGATGCCGCACCACCGGGTGGTGCTGCGCCAGCAGGCGTTCGGCTACACCTACGAAGAGCTCAACCTGCTCGTCGCGCCGATGGCGCGTACCGGCGCCGAGCCGATCGGCTCGATGGGCACCGATACGCCGGTCGCCGTGCTGTCGCAGCGCCCGCGCATGCTGTTCGACTACTTCCAGCAGCTGTTCGCCCAGGTCACCAACCCGCCGCTGGACGCGATCCGCGAAGAGGTGGTGACCAGCCTGCAGGGTGTCATCGGCCCCGAGGGCGACCTGCTCAACCCGACCGCCGAGTCGTGCCGCCAGATCGTGCTGCCGCAGCCGATCCTGCGCAACGCCGAACTGTCCAAGCTGATCTGCGTCGACCCCGACCACGAGATCCGCGGCCACAAGCACGGGATGCGCGCCGCGGTGATCCGCTGCCTGTACCCGGTCAACCGCGGCGGCCAGGGCCTGCGGGAGGCGCTGAACAACGTCCGCGCCAAGGTCTCGGCGGCCATCCGCGAAGGTGCGCGCATCATCGTGCTCTCCGACCGCGAATCCGACGAGCAGATGGCGCCGATCCCGTCGCTGCTGAGCGTGTCGGCCGTGCACCACCACCTGGTCCGGGAACGGACCCGCACCCAGGTCGGCCTCGTCGTCGAGGCCGGCGACGCCCGCGAGGTGCACCACATGGCCGCGCTGTGCGGCTTCGGCGCCGCCGCGATCAACCCGTACATGGCGTTCGAGTCGATCGAGGACATGGTCGACCGCGGCGTCATCACCGGCATCAGCAGCGACCAGGCCAAGGCCAACTACGTCAAGGCCGCGGGCAAGGGTGTGCTGAAGGTGATGTCCAAGATGGGCATCTCCACCCTCGCCTCCTACACCGGCGCGCAGCTGTTCCAGGCCATCGGCATCGACCAGAAGGTGCTCGACGAGTACTTCACCGGCCTGTCCTGCCCGGTCGGCGGTATCGACCTCGACGACATCGCCGCCGAGGTGGCCGCCCGCCACGCGCTGGCCTACCTGGACCGGCCCGACGAGCGGGCGCACCGCGAACTCGAGGTCGGCGGCGAGTACCAGTGGCGGCGCGAGGGCGAATACCACCTGTTCAACCCGGACACGGTGTTCAAACTCCAGCATTCCACCCGCACCGGGCAGTATTCGATCTTCAAGGAGTACACCAAGCTGGTCGACGACCAGTCCGAGCGGATGGCCTCGCTGCGCGGGCTGCTGAAGTTCAAAGATGGTCTGCGCCAGCCGATCTCGATCGACGAGGTGGAGCCGGCCAGCGAGATCGTCAAACGCTTCTCCACCGGTGCGATGAGCTACGGCTCGATCTCGGCCGAGGCGCACGAGACGCTCGCGATCGCGATGAACCGGCTCGGTGGCCGGTCGAACTCCGGGGAGGGCGGCGAGGCCGTCAGCCGGTTCGACCGCGACGAGAACGGCGACTGGCGGCGCAGCGCCATCAAGCAGGTGGCGTCCGGCCGCTTCGGCGTGACCAGCCACTACCTGAGCAACTGCACCGACATCCAGATCAAGATGGCCCAGGGCGCGAAACCCGGTGAGGGCGGCCAGCTTCCGGGTCACAAGGTGTACCCGTGGGTGGCCGAGGTGCGGCACTCCACGCCGGGCGTCGGGCTGATCTCGCCGCCGCCGCACCACGACATCTACTCGATCGAGGATCTCGCCCAGCTGATCCACGACCTCAAGAACGCCAATCCGCAGGCCCGCGTGCACGTCAAGCTGGTGAGCGAGAACGGCGTCGGCACCGTCGCCGCCGGCGTCTCCAAGGCGCACGCCGACGTGGTGCTGATCTCCGGCCACGACGGCGGTACCGGCGCGACGCCGCTGACCTCCATGAAGCACGCGGGTGCGCCATGGGAGCTGGGCCTGGCCGAGACGCAGCAGACGCTGCTGCTCAACGGGCTTCGCGACCGCATCGTCGTGCAGGTCGACGGTCAGCTCAAGACCGGACGCGACGTCGTGATCGCCGCCCTGCTGGGCGCCGAGGAGTTCGGTTTCGCGACCGCACCGCTGGTGGTCTCCGGCTGCATCATGATGCGGGTCTGCCACCTCGACACCTGCCCGGTCGGCGTCGCCACCCAGAACCCGGTGCTGCGCGAGCGGTTCAACGGCAAACCCGAATTCGTCGAGAACTTCTTCATGTTCATCGCCGAAGAGGTCCGAGAACTCATGGCGCAGTTGGGTTTCCGCACCGTCAACGAGATGGTCGGCCAGGTCGGCGTGCTGGACACCACCCAGGCGGCCGAGACGTGGAAGGCCCACAAGCTGGACCTGTCGCCGGTGCTGCACGAGCCCGAGTCGGCGTTCATGAACCAGGACCTGTACTGCAGCTCGCGTCAGGACCACGGCCTGGACAAGGCGCTCGACCAGCAGTTGATCGTGATGTGCCGCGAGGCACTCGATTCCGGCACGCCGGTCAAGTTCTCCACCACCATCGCCAACGTCAACCGCACGGTCGGCACCATGCTCGGCCACGAGGTGACCAAGGCCTATGGCGGACAGGGTCTTCCCGACGGCACCATCGACATCACCTTCGACGGGTCGGCCGGTAACAGCTTCGGCGCGTTCGTGCCGAGGGGTATCACGCTGCGGGTCTACGGTGACGCCAACGACTATGTCGGCAAAGGCCTTTCGGGTGGACGCGTGGTGGTACGCCCGTCCGACAACGCCCCCGCCGACTACGTCGCCGAGGACAACATCATCGCCGGCAACGTGGTCCTGTTCGGGGCGACCAGCGGTGAGATGTTCCTGCGCGGCCAGGTGGGGGAGCGCTTCGCCGTGCGCAACTCCGGTGCCGTCGCCGTCGTCGAGGGCGTCGGTGACCACGGCTGCGAGTACATGACCGGCGGCAAGGTCGTCATCCTCGGACCGACCGGGCGCAACTTCGCGGCGGGCATGTCCGGAGGCATGGCCTATGTCTACGATCCGGCCGGTGCACTGACCGACAACGTCAACGCCGAGATGGTCGAACTCGACGTCCTCGACGAGGAGGACGCCGGCTGGCTGCGGGGCATGTTGCAGGCCCACGTCGACGCCACCGACTCGGCGGTGGGCACCCGGATCCTGAACAACTGGGAAGAAGAGTTGAAGCAATTCGTCAAGGTCATGCCGCGCGATTTCAAGCGCGTGCTGGCCGCAATCGCCGAGGCGGAACGCACCGGCGCGGACAAGAACGAGGCGATCATGGCGGCCGCAAGTGGCTGA
- a CDS encoding PaaI family thioesterase, protein MSHPLNTPIGRFGVETFEGTGDHSIAAMPTHGLVNPLTGLPSAAALAMLLDHVGGLANHLRRGDDEWTVSTELSLELVPEAADLITADEAGVVARARPVAVKGATALAVCEFTHRDAVIGTGSVRSFYITGARFTEWPDTDEHHTRKVGLAAMMAVEPDGTAALRQDADPVINNMLGVVHGGVAATGLELVASAAVNEGRTDAPLRTGSLHVNFLRRLVAGGECRYSATALRVGRATGVADAQAVGADGQLALTARFTGYR, encoded by the coding sequence ATGTCGCACCCGCTCAACACCCCGATCGGCCGGTTCGGCGTGGAGACATTCGAGGGAACCGGCGACCACAGCATCGCCGCGATGCCCACCCACGGCCTGGTCAACCCGCTGACCGGGCTGCCCAGTGCGGCCGCCCTGGCGATGCTGCTCGACCACGTCGGCGGACTGGCCAACCATCTGCGGCGCGGTGACGACGAATGGACCGTCTCCACCGAACTGTCCCTCGAGCTGGTGCCGGAGGCCGCCGATCTGATCACCGCCGACGAGGCGGGGGTCGTCGCGCGGGCACGCCCGGTCGCCGTCAAAGGCGCCACCGCGCTGGCCGTCTGCGAGTTCACCCACCGCGACGCGGTCATCGGCACCGGGAGCGTGCGCTCCTTCTACATCACCGGCGCCCGGTTCACCGAGTGGCCGGACACCGACGAGCACCACACCCGCAAGGTGGGACTGGCCGCGATGATGGCCGTCGAACCGGACGGCACCGCGGCGCTGCGCCAGGACGCCGATCCGGTGATCAACAACATGCTGGGTGTGGTCCACGGCGGGGTGGCGGCGACCGGGCTGGAACTCGTCGCCTCCGCGGCGGTGAACGAGGGCCGCACCGACGCGCCGCTGCGGACGGGGTCACTGCACGTGAACTTCCTGCGCAGGCTGGTCGCCGGTGGCGAATGCCGTTACAGCGCAACGGCTTTGCGTGTCGGCCGGGCGACGGGCGTGGCCGACGCGCAAGCCGTCGGCGCCGACGGCCAGCTGGCGCTGACGGCCCGCTTCACCGGGTATCGGTGA
- a CDS encoding chloride channel protein gives MPQARGIAGFIRRSGYLRRWLILGIAIGVIAGLGAVVFYLALDYSGRFLLGYLGGYHLPKPVGDGGDPGSPGFDRPWAIPLIACGGALVSAWLVARFAPEAQGHGTDSAIEAVHTDPRAIRARAIVVKTISSALTIGSGGSAGREGPAAQISAGFGSLLTRRLDLSDEDGRVAVSLGIGAGIGSIFGAPLGGAVLAASIVYREDFDYRSLIPGFITSATAYAVFGSILGFQPLFGYVAADFRFDHPLDLGWFVVLGVIAAAVGWLYAKTFYGTIALTAELPGGIVIKPALGGLAVGLLGLAIPQILASGYGWAQKAAATDTLMAIPLWIVLLLPFAKIVATSLSIGTGGSGGIFGPGVVIGAFVGAAVWRLGELAGAPGLPDSPAVFVVVGMMACFGSVAHAPLAVMIMVAEMTGSFSVIPCAMVAVGVAYLLITRTNVSIYRAQRLNREAAAAERRAGAAEN, from the coding sequence ATGCCTCAGGCCCGCGGAATCGCCGGCTTCATCCGTCGGTCCGGGTACCTGCGCAGGTGGCTGATCCTCGGTATCGCGATCGGCGTCATCGCCGGCCTTGGCGCGGTGGTCTTCTACCTCGCGCTCGACTACTCAGGGCGCTTCCTGCTCGGGTATCTCGGTGGCTACCACCTCCCGAAACCGGTCGGCGACGGCGGCGACCCCGGCTCGCCGGGGTTCGACCGGCCGTGGGCCATCCCGCTGATCGCCTGCGGCGGCGCGCTGGTGTCGGCGTGGCTGGTCGCGCGGTTCGCCCCGGAGGCGCAGGGGCACGGCACCGACAGCGCGATCGAGGCCGTCCACACCGATCCCCGGGCGATCCGGGCCCGCGCCATCGTCGTCAAGACCATCTCCAGCGCGCTGACGATCGGGTCGGGCGGCTCCGCCGGCCGGGAGGGCCCGGCCGCACAGATCTCCGCCGGCTTCGGATCCCTGCTCACCCGCCGTCTCGACCTGTCCGACGAGGACGGCCGGGTCGCGGTGTCGCTCGGTATCGGCGCCGGCATCGGGTCGATCTTCGGGGCGCCGCTGGGCGGCGCGGTGCTCGCGGCGTCCATCGTCTACCGCGAGGACTTCGACTACCGGTCGCTGATCCCCGGCTTCATCACCTCGGCGACGGCCTACGCGGTGTTCGGATCGATCCTCGGCTTCCAACCGCTGTTCGGCTACGTGGCGGCCGACTTCCGGTTCGACCATCCCCTCGACCTCGGCTGGTTCGTCGTGCTCGGGGTCATCGCGGCGGCAGTCGGCTGGCTCTACGCCAAGACCTTCTACGGCACCATCGCGCTGACCGCGGAGCTGCCCGGCGGCATCGTGATCAAACCGGCGCTCGGCGGGCTGGCGGTCGGGCTGCTGGGGCTGGCCATCCCGCAGATCCTCGCCAGCGGTTACGGCTGGGCGCAGAAGGCGGCGGCGACCGACACCCTGATGGCGATCCCGCTGTGGATCGTGCTGCTGTTGCCGTTCGCCAAGATCGTCGCCACCTCGCTGTCGATCGGCACCGGCGGATCAGGCGGCATCTTCGGCCCCGGCGTGGTGATCGGCGCCTTCGTCGGCGCGGCGGTGTGGCGGCTCGGTGAGCTGGCCGGGGCGCCCGGACTTCCCGACAGCCCCGCGGTGTTCGTGGTCGTCGGCATGATGGCCTGCTTCGGCAGCGTCGCCCACGCGCCGCTGGCCGTCATGATCATGGTGGCCGAGATGACGGGGTCGTTCTCCGTGATCCCGTGCGCGATGGTCGCCGTCGGGGTGGCGTATCTGCTGATCACGCGGACGAATGTGTCGATCTACCGGGCGCAGCGGCTCAACCGTGAGGCCGCGGCGGCCGAGCGGCGCGCCGGGGCCGCCGAGAACTGA
- the aqpZ gene encoding aquaporin Z, with translation MREPTMAHRVAAEFIGTFWLVLGGCGSAVFAAKFTSADGYAFGIGFLGVSLAFGLTVLTGVYAFGTISGGHFNPAVTLGAALARRVEWRVLPVYWITQVIGGIVAGLVIYVIAKGQEGWSATGNMAANGFGSHSPGGYSLLSVIIAEVVLTAIFLLVILGATDDRAPHGFAGLAIGLTLTLIHLISIPISNTSVNPARSTGVAFFNGNDALAQLWVFWLAPLVGAAIAGAAYPYLFGRREELADRPVRDEVLDAETLAAEEPGSRTRRGPDRDVR, from the coding sequence ATGCGCGAACCGACGATGGCACACCGGGTGGCCGCCGAGTTCATCGGGACGTTCTGGCTCGTGCTGGGCGGCTGCGGTAGCGCGGTCTTCGCCGCGAAGTTCACCTCCGCCGACGGGTACGCCTTCGGCATCGGCTTCCTGGGCGTCTCGCTGGCGTTCGGGCTCACGGTCCTGACGGGCGTCTACGCCTTCGGCACGATCTCCGGCGGACACTTCAACCCGGCCGTCACGCTGGGCGCGGCGCTGGCCCGGCGCGTGGAGTGGCGGGTGCTGCCGGTCTACTGGATCACCCAGGTGATCGGCGGGATCGTGGCCGGCCTCGTCATCTATGTGATCGCCAAGGGGCAGGAGGGCTGGTCGGCGACCGGCAACATGGCGGCCAACGGGTTCGGCAGCCACTCCCCCGGCGGCTACTCACTGCTGTCGGTGATCATCGCCGAAGTGGTGCTGACCGCGATCTTCCTGCTGGTCATCCTGGGCGCCACCGACGACCGCGCGCCGCACGGGTTCGCCGGCCTGGCCATCGGGCTGACGCTGACCCTGATCCACCTGATCTCGATCCCGATCTCCAACACCTCGGTCAACCCGGCCCGCTCGACCGGTGTGGCGTTCTTCAACGGCAACGACGCACTCGCGCAGCTGTGGGTGTTCTGGCTCGCCCCGCTGGTCGGTGCGGCCATCGCCGGCGCCGCCTACCCGTACCTGTTCGGACGCCGCGAGGAGCTCGCCGACCGCCCGGTGCGCGATGAGGTGCTCGACGCCGAGACCCTCGCCGCCGAGGAACCCGGCTCCCGTACCCGCCGCGGACCCGATCGCGACGTACGGTAG
- a CDS encoding DUF732 domain-containing protein, whose product MKRAILAAAFAGLALATPAVAHADVDTDFSNSLQTIGVYGQKDYNAWIAKIACERIDRGVDRDAFASATFVGRQLPKGSTTEQAWKFLGLAYPAYCPAHQALLQMAAEKPA is encoded by the coding sequence ATGAAAAGAGCGATCCTGGCTGCGGCCTTCGCTGGTCTGGCGCTTGCCACGCCGGCCGTCGCGCATGCCGACGTCGACACCGATTTCTCGAATTCGCTTCAGACCATCGGCGTCTACGGGCAGAAGGACTACAACGCCTGGATCGCCAAGATCGCCTGTGAGCGCATCGACCGCGGCGTGGACCGCGACGCGTTCGCGTCGGCGACGTTCGTCGGCAGGCAGCTGCCGAAGGGCAGCACCACCGAACAGGCGTGGAAGTTCCTGGGCCTGGCCTATCCCGCCTACTGCCCCGCCCACCAGGCGCTGCTGCAGATGGCCGCGGAGAAGCCCGCGTGA
- a CDS encoding DUF5078 domain-containing protein, whose translation MADRLKVLWAGALGAAAAVGLMAAPAVASADATDDYPIPNRIMRTTCTVEQYMAAARDTSPVYYERYMIDYNNRPIDIQNMARDRIYWFFSLDYTGRRQYSENTATNVYYEQVATRWGNWAKLFFNNKGVVAHATDVCMNYPPSDPSVWNWGHNQRR comes from the coding sequence ATGGCCGACCGTCTGAAAGTCCTGTGGGCCGGTGCGCTCGGCGCCGCCGCGGCGGTGGGCCTGATGGCCGCTCCCGCCGTCGCCTCGGCCGACGCCACCGACGACTATCCGATCCCGAACCGGATCATGCGGACCACCTGCACGGTCGAGCAGTACATGGCCGCGGCGCGCGACACCTCGCCCGTCTACTACGAGCGGTACATGATCGACTACAACAACCGGCCGATCGACATCCAGAACATGGCCCGTGACCGGATCTACTGGTTCTTCTCACTGGATTACACCGGCCGCCGGCAGTACTCCGAGAACACCGCGACCAACGTCTACTACGAGCAGGTGGCCACCCGGTGGGGCAACTGGGCGAAGCTGTTCTTCAACAACAAGGGTGTCGTCGCGCACGCCACCGACGTCTGCATGAACTACCCGCCGTCCGACCCCTCAGTGTGGAACTGGGGCCACAACCAACGGCGCTGA
- a CDS encoding Dps family protein has product MAYTVPGMTDKEGAQVAELLQKQLSRYNDLHLTLKHIHWNVVGPNFIGVHEMIDPQVELVRGYADEVAERIATLGSSPKGTPGAIINDRTWDDYSLERDTVQAHLAALDLVYDGIIEDTRKNIEETEEPDPVTNDMLISHAAELEKFQWFVRAHLENAGGELKHEGESTEKSAAEAAKS; this is encoded by the coding sequence ATGGCATACACCGTTCCCGGCATGACGGACAAAGAGGGCGCACAGGTCGCGGAGCTGCTGCAGAAGCAGCTGAGCCGCTACAACGATCTGCACCTGACGCTCAAGCACATCCACTGGAACGTCGTGGGGCCGAACTTCATCGGCGTGCACGAGATGATCGATCCGCAGGTCGAGCTGGTGCGCGGCTACGCCGACGAGGTGGCCGAGCGCATCGCCACCCTGGGCAGCTCTCCGAAGGGCACCCCGGGCGCCATCATCAACGACCGCACGTGGGATGACTACTCACTGGAGCGCGACACCGTCCAGGCCCACCTGGCCGCCCTCGATCTGGTGTACGACGGCATCATCGAGGACACCCGCAAGAACATCGAGGAGACCGAGGAACCGGACCCGGTCACCAACGACATGCTGATCAGCCACGCCGCGGAACTGGAGAAGTTCCAGTGGTTCGTGCGGGCCCACCTCGAGAACGCCGGCGGCGAACTCAAGCACGAGGGCGAGTCGACCGAGAAGTCGGCGGCCGAAGCGGCCAAGAGCTGA